The following proteins are co-located in the Salvelinus fontinalis isolate EN_2023a chromosome 41, ASM2944872v1, whole genome shotgun sequence genome:
- the LOC129840449 gene encoding OX-2 membrane glycoprotein-like — MNTFLILLCLLSEAVSANVVARGDSRVDFNADASYTCTHADLTGVLQVTWQRLFKDDSVENLATYSKRFGAQIIDPHRGKVVFTEASLNSTSITVKNVTWADEACYICSFNVYPSGSRRKQTCLTVQGVSEVRATMQKVPSTEPDSDMEVVVSCSATGKPAPWIQWNISAAALIKTPNNWTVINKDQTVTANSNITLQLLPGSGGYVDCIINNGMRTQRHERVLLPILPGEREVEEDDKRTFPWAVAIPVFLIISLLVIFGCVELQKKKGCRQAALATTADEQDPVRSIV, encoded by the exons ATGAATACTTTTCTCATTCTCTTATGCTTGCTCTCTGAAG CGGTCTCTGCCAACGTCGTAGCTAGAGGAGACTCCAGGGTTGACTTCAATGCCGACGCATCATATACCTGCACCCATGCAGACCTGACAGGTGTGCTGCAAGTCACCTGGCAGAGGCTGTTCAAAGACGACTCGGTGGAGAATCTGGCCACCTACAGCAAGCGGTTTGGCGCTCAAATCATAGACCCGCACCGAGGCAAGGTGGTTTTCACGGAGGCATCTCTCAACTCGACGTCTATTACCGTGAAGAATGTAACATGGGCGGACGAAGCCTGCTATATTTGTTCCTTCAATGTTTACCCGAGTGGATCAAGACGCAAGCAGACGTGTCTTACCGTTCAAG GTGTATCTGAAGTGAGAGCCACAATGCAAAAAGTCCCCAGCACTGAACCTGACTCAGACATGGAAGTTGTGGTCAGCTGCTCTGCCACAGGTAAACCAGCACCTTGGATCcaatggaacatttctgcagcagCACTCATAAAGACACCTAACAACTGGACTGTCATTAACAAAGACCAAACTGTCACAGCCAATAGCAACATCACCCTCCAACTGTTGCCAGGCTCAGGGGGATACGTGGACTGTATCATAAACAATGGGATGAGGACACAGAGACACGAGCGGGTCCTGCTTCCTATTctccctggagagagggaggttgaagAGG ATGACAAGAGGACATTCCCGTGGGCAGTtgccattccagtgttcctaatcaTTTCCCTTTTAGTCATCTTTGGTTGTGTCGAGCTTCAAAAGAAAAAAG GTTGCAGGCAAGCAGCGTTGGCAACCACAGCAGACGAGCAGGACCCTGTTAGGAGCATTGTGTAA